The following are encoded in a window of Congzhengia minquanensis genomic DNA:
- a CDS encoding glycoside hydrolase family 2 protein, which translates to MELPRKEYPRPQLVRKDWRNLNGQWGFEIDNAMVGKEKEFYLRSSLNQTITVPFCPESKLSGIENKDFMNCVWYRRELEIPKEWAGKEIILHFGAVDYHATVYINGQQVCTHKGGYTCFSANITKFLKESGNVITLCAEDDTRSGNQPCGKQSSKLNSYGCCYTRTTGIWQTVWMEAVDAAHIQNVKYTSNIHDCSVLTQVYVTNEALGCKLRVRTFFEGAPTGEAETVIHTNEACVTVALSQKHLWEAGKGNLYDTEIELIKDGVVCDSIKGYFGLREVSLKDKAFCLNGTALFGRWVLDQGFYPDGIYTAPSDEALKNDILYSMELGFNGARLHEKIFEPRFLYWADKLGYLVWGEHANWGLNITEPGQLMHFLPEWVACLERDYSHPSIIGWCPFNETWDWSDLRRQCDDILRTVYQVTKAIDKTRPVIDTSGNFHVITDIFDVHDYEQNPEKLKEHYKDAKNGVLLCQVERNPNLAGRQKPKGEPLFLSEYGGIRQKNGNEGWGYGEAPENDEAFIARYRGLTTAILDDELFIGFCYTQLYDVEQEINGLMTYDRKFKFDPKIFREINTLPAAIEKKNK; encoded by the coding sequence ATGGAACTACCCAGAAAGGAATATCCCCGGCCGCAGCTGGTCCGTAAAGACTGGAGAAACTTAAACGGCCAATGGGGGTTTGAAATCGACAACGCAATGGTGGGAAAAGAAAAAGAATTTTACCTGCGCAGCAGCTTAAACCAAACCATAACCGTGCCGTTTTGTCCGGAAAGCAAGCTTTCCGGCATTGAAAACAAAGATTTTATGAACTGTGTGTGGTACCGCCGCGAACTGGAAATTCCCAAAGAGTGGGCAGGAAAAGAAATCATTCTGCATTTCGGCGCCGTAGATTACCACGCCACCGTTTACATAAACGGCCAACAGGTTTGCACCCACAAGGGCGGTTACACTTGTTTTTCAGCCAACATTACAAAATTCTTAAAAGAAAGCGGAAACGTAATTACGCTGTGCGCTGAAGACGACACAAGGTCCGGCAACCAGCCCTGCGGAAAGCAGAGCAGCAAGCTGAATTCCTATGGCTGCTGCTACACCAGAACAACCGGAATTTGGCAGACGGTTTGGATGGAGGCGGTAGACGCCGCCCACATTCAAAACGTGAAATATACTTCCAATATTCACGACTGCTCCGTGCTCACCCAGGTGTATGTGACAAACGAAGCGCTGGGCTGCAAGCTGCGGGTGCGCACTTTTTTTGAAGGAGCGCCCACGGGGGAGGCCGAAACAGTGATTCACACAAACGAAGCCTGCGTCACCGTTGCGCTGTCTCAAAAGCATTTGTGGGAGGCCGGCAAGGGAAATTTATATGACACAGAAATCGAGCTGATAAAAGACGGCGTTGTCTGCGACAGCATAAAAGGATATTTTGGCCTGCGCGAGGTGTCGCTCAAAGACAAGGCCTTTTGCCTGAACGGAACCGCGTTGTTCGGCAGATGGGTGTTAGACCAGGGCTTTTATCCCGACGGAATTTATACCGCCCCCAGCGACGAGGCCTTAAAAAACGACATTTTATACTCCATGGAGCTGGGCTTTAACGGCGCCCGCCTGCACGAAAAGATTTTTGAACCCCGGTTTTTATACTGGGCGGACAAACTGGGTTACCTCGTTTGGGGCGAGCACGCAAACTGGGGCCTGAACATCACCGAGCCAGGCCAGCTGATGCACTTCCTGCCCGAGTGGGTAGCGTGCTTAGAGCGCGACTATTCCCACCCGTCTATCATTGGCTGGTGCCCGTTTAACGAAACCTGGGACTGGAGCGACTTAAGGCGTCAGTGCGACGACATTTTGCGCACGGTGTATCAGGTGACAAAGGCCATTGACAAAACCCGCCCGGTGATTGACACCAGCGGAAACTTCCATGTGATTACAGACATTTTCGATGTGCACGACTATGAACAGAACCCGGAAAAATTGAAAGAACATTATAAAGATGCAAAGAACGGTGTTCTGCTGTGCCAGGTTGAACGCAACCCAAACCTTGCTGGGCGGCAGAAGCCAAAGGGCGAGCCGCTGTTTTTAAGCGAATATGGCGGCATACGGCAAAAAAATGGAAACGAGGGCTGGGGCTATGGCGAAGCGCCGGAAAACGACGAGGCGTTCATTGCGCGTTACCGGGGCCTAACAACGGCTATCTTAGACGACGAGCTGTTTATCGGCTTTTGCTACACCCAGTTATACGACGTGGAACAGGAGATTAACGGCCTGATGACCTATGACCGAAAATTTAAATTCGACCCGAAAATTTTCAGAGAAATTAACACCTTGCCGGCGGCAATTGAAAAGAAAAACAAATAA
- a CDS encoding helix-turn-helix transcriptional regulator has product MKITQIKTLWPENEDFRLERLDTGEQYIFIHMLTTAALSSDNGISVCPAGSCICYEPHSYQFLAAHGKQGLVHDWAHITGNFHKIALQYGFQFNKIYQMSEGSFITEIMQAAELEVLHSRPHAEDICTMKMTELVIKMMREIENEKAEIIMPEMRSAMLEVRAKIHMDYSRGWKVDEMAKLAHMSPSRFYSLYKAVFGVTPKADLQVIRLEHAKVLLAEGRRSVREIAELVGYENEYYFIRAFKSLTGKTPGKYTRI; this is encoded by the coding sequence ATGAAGATTACACAAATCAAAACGCTTTGGCCGGAAAACGAAGATTTTCGGCTGGAGCGGCTCGACACAGGCGAGCAATATATTTTTATTCACATGTTAACCACGGCCGCTCTTTCGTCGGACAACGGCATTTCTGTTTGCCCGGCGGGAAGCTGCATTTGCTACGAGCCGCATTCCTATCAGTTTCTTGCGGCTCATGGAAAGCAGGGACTGGTGCATGACTGGGCACACATTACAGGGAATTTTCATAAAATTGCATTGCAATATGGATTTCAATTCAATAAAATTTATCAGATGAGTGAAGGCAGTTTTATCACGGAAATCATGCAGGCCGCCGAGCTTGAGGTGCTCCACAGCCGGCCGCACGCCGAGGATATATGCACCATGAAAATGACGGAGCTTGTGATTAAAATGATGCGGGAAATAGAAAATGAAAAGGCGGAAATCATCATGCCGGAAATGCGCAGCGCCATGTTGGAGGTTCGGGCAAAAATCCATATGGATTACAGCCGCGGCTGGAAGGTGGACGAAATGGCAAAGCTTGCGCATATGTCGCCCTCAAGGTTTTACAGCCTGTATAAAGCCGTGTTCGGCGTAACGCCGAAGGCAGATTTGCAGGTAATCCGCCTGGAGCACGCAAAGGTTCTGCTTGCAGAGGGCAGGCGTTCTGTCAGGGAAATTGCGGAACTGGTGGGGTATGAAAACGAATATTATTTTATCCGCGCCTTTAAAAGCTTAACGGGAAAAACGCCGGGGAAATATACACGGATATAA
- the trhA gene encoding PAQR family membrane homeostasis protein TrhA, with protein MQRTKLSERELPDYTKGEEIFNMVSHIVGGALGLAALVLCVVFSALHKNVYGVVASAIYGATMIILYTMSSIYHGLRPNRMAKKVFQVIDHCSIFLLIAGTYTPLALCSFREYSAPLGWWIFGVIWGSAVLGIVLNAIDIKKYKRFSMICYLAMGWCIVFAAKATYFTLGFGGTAFLVAGGILYTIGAVLYAKAKNHRYMHSVFHLFVVFGSVLHFFCILLYVV; from the coding sequence ATGCAGCGGACAAAACTTTCAGAACGGGAACTGCCCGACTACACAAAAGGCGAAGAAATTTTTAACATGGTGTCCCACATTGTGGGCGGCGCCCTTGGGTTGGCGGCGCTGGTGCTGTGCGTCGTTTTTTCGGCCCTGCACAAAAATGTTTATGGCGTGGTGGCAAGCGCGATTTACGGCGCAACAATGATTATTTTATACACCATGTCCAGCATTTATCACGGACTGAGGCCAAACCGAATGGCCAAAAAGGTGTTTCAGGTAATTGACCACTGCTCTATCTTTCTGCTCATTGCAGGCACCTATACGCCGCTGGCCCTGTGCTCATTCAGGGAATATTCCGCGCCTTTGGGCTGGTGGATTTTCGGCGTCATCTGGGGCAGCGCGGTGTTAGGAATTGTGCTGAACGCCATTGATATTAAAAAGTATAAAAGATTTTCCATGATTTGCTATCTTGCAATGGGGTGGTGCATTGTGTTTGCGGCAAAGGCCACCTATTTCACGCTGGGATTTGGCGGAACTGCCTTTTTAGTTGCCGGCGGCATTCTTTACACCATTGGCGCGGTGCTGTATGCCAAGGCGAAAAATCACCGGTATATGCACTCGGTTTTTCACCTGTTTGTTGTGTTTGGAAGCGTGCTCCACTTTTTTTGTATTTTGCTTTACGTCGTTTAA